From Selenomonas ruminantium AC2024, a single genomic window includes:
- a CDS encoding ADP-ribosylglycohydrolase family protein, producing the protein MLGAIVGDIVGSVYEWNNIRTKDFPLFRDDCFFTDDTVMTCAVAEAVMNGGEKDDFIDAMKKYGRMYPKAGYGGRFATWLFSDNRKPYNSFGNGSAMRVSPCAWVMDCGFCARTGMWPSNGREEARLSAEVTHNHPEGIKGAMATADAIFMCRYYFGGYHGDYEKPIHDNPAECKRLVKEHIEKEYGYDLSRTLADIRHGYKFNETCQETVPQAIIAFLESTDFEDAIRNAVSLGGDSDTLAAITGSIAEAAYGIPDWIKDKAYSYLDEPLKDVLRRWRTYITTVNGERRAFHIMLTSMNEYLRNNPQA; encoded by the coding sequence ATGTTAGGTGCAATCGTGGGCGATATCGTAGGTTCTGTTTATGAGTGGAACAATATCAGGACAAAGGATTTCCCGCTGTTTCGAGATGATTGTTTCTTTACGGATGATACGGTTATGACTTGTGCCGTAGCTGAGGCTGTTATGAATGGTGGCGAAAAGGACGATTTTATTGATGCCATGAAGAAATATGGTCGGATGTACCCAAAGGCTGGTTATGGTGGCAGGTTTGCTACCTGGCTGTTTTCGGATAATCGTAAGCCTTATAACAGCTTTGGCAACGGCTCGGCTATGCGAGTTTCCCCTTGTGCTTGGGTGATGGATTGCGGTTTCTGTGCCAGAACGGGAATGTGGCCGTCAAATGGCAGAGAAGAAGCGAGACTATCTGCGGAGGTTACGCATAACCATCCGGAGGGCATCAAAGGAGCCATGGCAACTGCCGATGCAATCTTCATGTGTCGCTATTATTTTGGTGGTTATCACGGAGATTATGAGAAACCAATCCATGATAATCCAGCAGAATGTAAAAGACTTGTTAAGGAACATATCGAGAAGGAATATGGCTATGATTTGTCTCGTACCCTAGCTGATATTCGCCATGGCTACAAGTTTAACGAAACCTGTCAGGAAACTGTGCCACAGGCGATAATAGCTTTTTTGGAAAGTACGGATTTCGAAGATGCCATACGCAATGCCGTATCGCTGGGTGGCGATAGCGATACTCTGGCGGCTATAACAGGCAGCATTGCGGAAGCTGCCTATGGTATTCCAGATTGGATTAAGGATAAAGCCTATTCCTATTTGGATGAACCACTGAAAGATGTGTTGCGGCGGTGGAGAACGTATATCACGACAGTAAATGGCGAACGCAGGGCATTCCATATAATGCTTACCAGTATGAATGAATATCTTCGCAACAATCCGCAAGCGTGA
- a CDS encoding macro domain-containing protein yields MPLEIVRNDITKMQVDAIVNTANPRPIVGRGVDRAIHQAAGKELLTARKKIGELATGMAAITPAFNLQAKFVIHTVGPVWKDGKHDERGLLSNCYSNSLQMAADNGCTSIAFPLISAGVYGCPSEIAIAVATQAIREFLHDHEMEVYLVVFDHKAFKISSSLFDDVQSFIDERYIEELLDEEYRGVYCDRRRILEDTVYLGNEAPVAKAISLPSKKKSSLEDLLAEVDDTFSEALLRLIDVKGKTDPEVYKKANVDRKLFSKIRNNPAYKPSKSTALAFAVALELNLDETKDFISRAGYALSHSSKADIIVEYFIQRAEYDIFTINETLFTFHQPLLGC; encoded by the coding sequence ATGCCCTTAGAAATCGTACGCAACGACATAACCAAAATGCAGGTGGATGCCATCGTCAATACAGCAAACCCACGACCAATTGTAGGAAGAGGTGTTGACCGTGCTATTCATCAAGCGGCAGGAAAAGAACTTCTGACGGCGCGGAAGAAAATCGGTGAGCTTGCCACAGGTATGGCAGCCATCACACCGGCCTTTAATCTCCAAGCTAAGTTTGTCATCCACACAGTCGGGCCGGTTTGGAAAGATGGAAAGCATGATGAGCGAGGATTGCTATCCAATTGTTACAGCAATTCGTTGCAGATGGCGGCGGATAATGGATGTACATCCATAGCATTTCCGCTTATCTCGGCGGGTGTATATGGCTGTCCTTCGGAGATTGCCATAGCAGTAGCAACACAGGCTATACGTGAATTTCTCCATGACCATGAGATGGAAGTCTATCTGGTGGTGTTTGACCATAAGGCTTTCAAGATTTCCAGCAGCTTGTTTGACGATGTGCAAAGTTTTATCGATGAGAGGTACATTGAAGAACTACTGGATGAAGAGTACCGTGGTGTTTATTGCGACAGGCGTAGAATACTGGAAGATACTGTTTATCTTGGGAATGAAGCCCCTGTTGCGAAAGCGATAAGTCTGCCGTCTAAGAAAAAAAGCTCCTTGGAGGATTTGCTGGCAGAGGTAGATGATACCTTTTCAGAAGCGTTATTAAGACTGATTGATGTTAAGGGCAAGACTGACCCCGAAGTATATAAGAAAGCGAATGTTGACCGCAAGCTATTCTCGAAAATTCGTAATAACCCCGCCTATAAGCCTAGCAAATCCACGGCGTTAGCTTTTGCGGTGGCATTGGAACTAAATCTGGATGAGACAAAAGACTTTATCAGCCGGGCAGGTTATGCTTTGTCCCATAGCAGTAAGGCAGATATAATCGTGGAGTATTTCATCCAGCGGGCGGAGTACGACATCTTCACCATAAATGAAACGCTGTTCACATTCCATCAGCCGCTTTTAGGTTGCTAG
- a CDS encoding AAA family ATPase: MNLKVINFYGGAGIGKSTIAADIFSKLKRKGHKTELVGEYAKWLWYQNATDIVQDQLYLFAEQVHRLKTLERYGVEYAVCDSPLPLNIIYNNTPDELFDQLVMHEHAKFDNVEYLLRRNDEFISIDGRKETNLERAKVKDDEIKAVLDGAGIGYTVISPWETDKVLLDLKMK; encoded by the coding sequence ATGAACTTGAAGGTAATTAATTTTTACGGCGGTGCTGGCATTGGCAAGAGTACCATTGCCGCAGATATTTTCTCGAAGCTGAAACGCAAAGGGCACAAGACAGAATTGGTCGGCGAATATGCCAAGTGGCTTTGGTATCAGAACGCTACGGACATCGTGCAGGACCAGTTGTATCTCTTTGCCGAGCAGGTGCACCGGCTCAAGACGCTGGAACGCTATGGCGTGGAGTATGCGGTCTGTGATTCGCCGCTGCCTTTGAATATCATTTACAACAATACGCCGGATGAACTCTTTGACCAGCTGGTCATGCATGAGCATGCCAAGTTTGACAATGTGGAATACCTCTTGCGGCGCAATGATGAATTCATCAGCATTGATGGGCGCAAGGAAACCAATCTGGAACGGGCCAAGGTAAAGGATGATGAAATCAAGGCTGTTCTGGATGGAGCAGGCATCGGCTATACCGTCATATCACCATGGGAAACCGATAAGGTATTGCTGGATTTGAAAATGAAATGA
- the hypF gene encoding carbamoyltransferase HypF, with protein MALYQSKIFGIVQGVGFRPFVARLAARFHICGSVCNKGPYVEVFAQGSEAAVDQFLTAIEQEPPERASILKLTRQKLDQAETYADFQIIESAKEQGSIFVSPDIATCDKCKAELFDPQDKRYLHPFINCTACGPRLTILDSMPYDRERTSMGEFPMCPSCQAEYDNPATRRYDAQPVCCNNCGPEVYLIGEEDVRGAAAITRTRQTIIAGGIVAIKGIGGFHLCCDATNDNAVRRLRKLKHRPVKPFAIMARDMAAVERECQVENGQQEMLTGHKKPILLLKRKLTGQIVDSVAPGNPKIGMMLPYAPLHMLLFDYPDGLTMPDTLIMTSGNPAGAPICRDDDGAVAALSGFCDLMLSHNRKIRIRADDTVMDWLAGQPYMIRRSRGFAPLPFMLKNTWQGAVLGIGSELKNTFCVGSDNIFYPSPYVGDMSDLRTMQALRETIQRLTELLECAPKIVACDMHPRYNTVTIAKELGLPLFPVQHHYAHILSCMAENDYDAPVIGVSFDGTGYGTDGTIWGGEILQADFKGFQRLASITPFRQAGGDKASREGWRIAVSLLYDLTGDKEETRKHVNSLNLCSEADLEAMFFMLDNNINTIKSTSAGRLFDAVSAILGIRTSSTFEGEASMYLEFAARKWQDEHKDALPVPAEMNTDRLFAYLLEQRLKGEDSGKLAYLFHAGLARFITAACLRARKDTGLNTTALSGGVFQNLLLTELVATFLQEEGFTVLRHSLIPPNDGGICLGQAVAAMYHLNSE; from the coding sequence ATGGCACTTTATCAAAGCAAAATCTTCGGCATCGTACAGGGTGTGGGCTTCCGTCCCTTTGTGGCGCGATTGGCCGCCCGTTTTCATATCTGCGGCAGTGTCTGCAACAAGGGGCCTTACGTGGAGGTCTTCGCCCAGGGAAGTGAAGCAGCGGTTGACCAATTTCTTACTGCCATCGAGCAGGAACCGCCTGAGCGGGCCTCCATCCTGAAACTGACCCGTCAAAAACTTGACCAGGCCGAAACATATGCCGACTTCCAAATTATTGAAAGCGCCAAGGAGCAAGGTTCCATCTTCGTATCCCCGGATATTGCCACCTGCGATAAATGCAAAGCGGAACTCTTTGACCCGCAGGATAAACGCTATCTTCATCCCTTCATCAACTGCACCGCCTGCGGCCCCCGCCTCACCATTTTAGACTCCATGCCCTATGACCGTGAGCGCACGAGCATGGGGGAATTTCCTATGTGCCCCAGCTGTCAGGCCGAATACGACAACCCGGCCACCCGCCGCTATGATGCCCAGCCCGTCTGCTGCAACAACTGCGGCCCGGAAGTCTATCTGATTGGTGAAGAAGATGTGCGGGGAGCTGCCGCCATCACCCGCACCCGTCAAACCATTATCGCGGGCGGAATTGTGGCCATCAAGGGCATCGGTGGCTTTCATCTCTGCTGTGATGCCACCAACGATAACGCCGTCCGCCGCCTGCGAAAGTTAAAACACCGTCCGGTCAAGCCCTTTGCCATCATGGCCCGTGATATGGCGGCTGTGGAACGGGAATGTCAGGTAGAAAACGGCCAGCAGGAAATGCTCACAGGCCATAAAAAGCCCATTCTCCTCTTAAAGCGAAAATTGACCGGTCAAATTGTGGACAGCGTAGCTCCCGGCAATCCCAAAATCGGTATGATGCTGCCTTATGCGCCTTTGCATATGCTGCTCTTTGATTATCCTGACGGACTCACCATGCCCGATACCCTTATCATGACCAGCGGCAATCCGGCAGGCGCGCCCATCTGCCGGGATGACGACGGAGCCGTCGCTGCCCTTAGCGGCTTCTGCGATTTAATGCTGTCACATAACCGCAAGATTCGCATTCGCGCTGACGATACGGTAATGGACTGGCTTGCTGGCCAGCCTTACATGATTCGCCGCAGCCGTGGCTTTGCCCCCCTCCCCTTTATGCTGAAAAATACCTGGCAAGGAGCTGTGCTGGGCATTGGCAGCGAGCTCAAGAACACCTTCTGCGTTGGCAGTGACAACATCTTCTATCCTTCGCCCTACGTGGGGGATATGAGCGATTTGCGCACCATGCAGGCTTTGCGGGAAACCATCCAGCGGCTGACGGAGCTTCTGGAGTGCGCCCCAAAAATTGTAGCCTGCGATATGCACCCACGCTATAACACCGTCACCATTGCCAAGGAGCTTGGCCTGCCCCTGTTCCCGGTTCAGCATCACTACGCCCATATTCTCTCCTGCATGGCGGAAAATGACTACGATGCTCCCGTCATCGGCGTGTCCTTTGATGGCACTGGCTACGGCACCGATGGAACCATCTGGGGCGGAGAAATTCTGCAGGCTGATTTTAAGGGCTTTCAGCGGCTCGCTTCCATTACCCCTTTCCGTCAGGCCGGCGGCGACAAAGCCAGCCGGGAAGGCTGGCGCATTGCCGTATCTTTGCTTTACGATTTGACCGGTGACAAGGAAGAAACACGTAAGCACGTTAACTCATTAAATCTTTGCAGTGAAGCTGACCTGGAAGCCATGTTCTTCATGCTGGATAACAACATCAACACCATCAAGAGCACCAGTGCCGGCCGCCTCTTTGATGCTGTCAGCGCCATCTTAGGAATCCGCACCAGCTCCACCTTCGAAGGCGAAGCCAGCATGTATTTGGAATTTGCAGCCCGCAAATGGCAGGACGAACACAAAGATGCGCTGCCTGTTCCTGCTGAGATGAACACCGACCGACTCTTTGCCTATCTGCTGGAGCAGCGATTAAAGGGTGAGGACTCTGGCAAACTGGCCTATCTCTTCCATGCCGGCCTTGCCCGCTTCATCACTGCCGCCTGCCTGCGTGCCCGTAAAGACACGGGCTTAAATACAACAGCTCTGTCCGGCGGCGTTTTCCAAAACCTGCTGCTGACGGAACTTGTCGCGACCTTCCTGCAGGAAGAAGGCTTCACGGTCCTGCGCCACAGCCTGATTCCGCCTAATGACGGCGGCATTTGCCTGGGACAGGCTGTGGCTGCCATGTATCATTTGAATTCTGAGTAA
- a CDS encoding tRNA 2-thiocytidine biosynthesis TtcA family protein: MNLNMPQLYYSKLMRAVVEFDMIADGDHILLGISGGKDSIFLAYAMAILKQRLHKDFKLSALTINPQFKDEQGRPALFDIERAKDFMAKLNIPYEIIDVDIAGTIETCPDKNPCFTCAFFRRGAVNRYAKEHGVNKVAYAHHHDDAVETFLMSLLYSGQLHTFTPVTYLDRMDLTVIRPLVYFREKELIEAINIHGFDPVKSPCPHDGNTCRQDVKELIAKLEPQIPDVYDHLGAAMRQGALGELWPAAKTREEMRQTYFAYKNK, encoded by the coding sequence ATGAATCTCAATATGCCACAACTTTACTACAGCAAGCTGATGCGGGCTGTGGTGGAATTCGATATGATTGCCGACGGCGACCACATTCTGCTGGGCATTTCCGGCGGCAAGGACAGCATCTTCCTCGCTTACGCCATGGCCATCTTGAAGCAGCGGCTGCACAAGGATTTCAAGCTATCTGCCCTCACCATCAATCCCCAGTTCAAGGACGAGCAGGGGCGCCCTGCCCTCTTTGATATCGAGCGGGCCAAGGATTTCATGGCGAAGCTCAACATTCCCTATGAAATCATCGATGTGGACATTGCGGGCACCATTGAAACATGTCCGGACAAAAATCCCTGCTTTACCTGCGCCTTTTTCCGCCGGGGAGCTGTGAACCGCTATGCCAAAGAGCACGGTGTCAACAAGGTCGCCTATGCCCATCACCATGATGATGCCGTGGAAACCTTCCTGATGAGCCTGCTTTACTCCGGTCAGCTGCATACATTTACCCCGGTCACCTATCTGGACCGCATGGATTTGACAGTAATCCGCCCCTTGGTTTACTTCCGGGAAAAAGAACTTATCGAAGCCATCAACATCCATGGTTTTGACCCGGTCAAAAGCCCCTGCCCCCATGACGGCAATACCTGCCGCCAGGATGTCAAGGAACTCATTGCCAAATTGGAGCCCCAAATTCCCGATGTCTACGACCACCTAGGCGCTGCCATGCGTCAAGGGGCCCTTGGTGAACTCTGGCCCGCCGCCAAAACCCGGGAAGAAATGCGCCAAACATATTTCGCCTATAAGAATAAGTAA
- the coaBC gene encoding bifunctional phosphopantothenoylcysteine decarboxylase/phosphopantothenate--cysteine ligase CoaBC, with amino-acid sequence MSSLTGKKIVLGVTGGIAAYKAVEIASRLRKAGTEIHVIMTREATEFVTELTFREITGQPVSVDMWAKVANFNVEHIALATLADLVLIAPATANIIAKTAAGIADDMLTTTVLATKAPIVMSPAMNTNMYENPVTQKNIAELKSRGVQMIEPASGHLACGVEGKGRLPEPAQIVQFVMDFMCGEQPLQGRKIIVTAGGTIEPLDPVRYLGNHSTGKMGYAIAAEAAKLGAEVLLVSGPSNLADPAGVKTVRIQTALEMQAAVQAAYAKADAVIMSAAVADYRPKTVAKDKIKKSDDELVLHLERNPDILYGLGQQKDRQILVGFAAETCNVEEYAKKKLSKKNLDFIVANDVSAKDAGFAVDNNRVQIYFRNGECEKYPLMSKQELAGILLNKIVKMM; translated from the coding sequence ATGAGCAGCTTAACAGGCAAGAAAATTGTATTAGGCGTGACGGGAGGTATTGCCGCTTATAAGGCGGTGGAGATTGCCTCCCGTCTCCGCAAAGCTGGGACAGAAATTCATGTCATCATGACGCGGGAGGCCACGGAGTTTGTCACGGAACTGACCTTCCGGGAGATTACGGGTCAGCCTGTGTCTGTGGATATGTGGGCTAAGGTCGCGAACTTCAATGTGGAACATATTGCACTGGCTACGCTGGCTGACCTTGTGCTCATTGCCCCGGCTACGGCAAACATCATTGCCAAGACGGCGGCGGGCATCGCCGATGATATGCTGACCACTACAGTTCTGGCCACCAAGGCGCCCATCGTCATGTCGCCGGCTATGAATACCAATATGTATGAGAATCCTGTGACCCAGAAGAATATCGCGGAGCTAAAGAGCCGGGGCGTGCAGATGATTGAGCCTGCCTCTGGCCACTTGGCCTGCGGTGTAGAGGGCAAGGGCCGTCTGCCGGAACCGGCGCAAATCGTACAGTTCGTCATGGACTTTATGTGCGGAGAGCAGCCTCTGCAGGGCCGCAAGATTATCGTTACTGCCGGCGGCACCATTGAGCCGCTGGACCCGGTGCGTTACTTAGGCAATCACTCTACGGGCAAGATGGGTTACGCCATTGCCGCAGAAGCCGCAAAGCTTGGGGCAGAGGTGCTCTTAGTATCCGGCCCCAGTAATCTGGCTGACCCCGCAGGCGTAAAGACCGTGCGCATTCAGACCGCATTGGAAATGCAGGCGGCCGTGCAGGCAGCCTACGCTAAAGCCGATGCGGTTATCATGTCGGCAGCTGTGGCCGACTATCGCCCAAAGACGGTGGCCAAGGATAAAATCAAAAAAAGCGATGATGAACTGGTGCTCCATTTAGAGCGCAATCCGGATATTCTCTACGGTCTTGGTCAGCAAAAAGACAGGCAGATTTTGGTGGGCTTTGCGGCGGAAACCTGCAATGTGGAGGAATATGCCAAAAAGAAGCTCTCGAAGAAGAATTTGGACTTTATCGTGGCCAATGATGTATCGGCTAAGGATGCAGGCTTTGCTGTGGACAACAACCGGGTGCAGATTTACTTCCGCAACGGCGAATGTGAGAAATATCCATTGATGAGCAAGCAGGAATTAGCCGGCATCCTCTTGAATAAAATAGTAAAGATGATGTAA
- the rpoZ gene encoding DNA-directed RNA polymerase subunit omega: MKVMSKPEMSMVNPSTDKLMSRVDSRYGLVVCASKRARQLVDGEELKEIEMKSTKDVTNALEEIAEGKIAYKISKADL; this comes from the coding sequence ATGAAAGTAATGAGCAAACCGGAAATGAGCATGGTAAACCCGTCTACGGATAAACTGATGTCCCGCGTGGACAGCCGTTATGGTCTGGTGGTATGCGCTTCCAAGCGTGCCCGTCAGCTGGTGGATGGCGAAGAACTCAAGGAAATCGAAATGAAATCCACCAAAGACGTGACCAATGCTCTGGAAGAAATCGCCGAAGGCAAAATCGCCTACAAGATTTCCAAGGCTGACCTCTAA
- the gmk gene encoding guanylate kinase: MSKGLLIVVSGPSGTGKGTVCSELLSQAQDLAYSISATTRQPRAGEVDGKNYYFMDKADFEKKIAEGGFLEYANVYGNYYGTPLGKIEERLAEGVDILLEIDTQGAINVMEKCPDGLFIFLVPPSLAELERRIRGRGSETEESLQKRMGSARKEIEDGKKYGYVVVNDTVKNAVQRIMAIRTAEHCRMDKNQEIFEELAK; this comes from the coding sequence ATGAGTAAAGGATTATTGATTGTCGTTTCCGGTCCTTCGGGAACAGGCAAGGGCACGGTATGCAGTGAACTTTTGTCCCAGGCCCAGGACCTTGCGTATTCCATTTCCGCTACGACCCGTCAGCCGCGGGCTGGAGAAGTGGACGGCAAGAACTACTACTTCATGGACAAGGCCGATTTTGAAAAGAAGATTGCCGAAGGCGGCTTTTTGGAATATGCCAATGTCTATGGCAATTACTACGGCACGCCGCTGGGCAAAATCGAGGAACGACTGGCAGAAGGTGTGGACATCCTGCTGGAAATCGATACCCAGGGTGCCATCAATGTCATGGAAAAATGCCCCGATGGGCTCTTTATCTTCCTTGTGCCCCCGTCTCTGGCAGAGCTGGAGCGCCGCATCCGCGGCCGTGGTTCCGAGACGGAGGAATCCCTGCAGAAGCGCATGGGTTCTGCCCGCAAGGAAATCGAAGATGGCAAAAAATACGGCTATGTGGTGGTCAATGATACGGTGAAAAATGCCGTACAGCGCATTATGGCGATTCGCACTGCAGAACACTGCCGTATGGATAAAAATCAGGAAATTTTTGAGGAGTTGGCAAAGTAA
- the remA gene encoding extracellular matrix/biofilm regulator RemA, translated as MDIKLINIGFGNIVSANRIVAIVSPESAPIKRIIQEARDGERLIDATYGRRTRAVIIMDSDHVILSAVQPETVAHRVEDDDDDVKTEKEKEDEE; from the coding sequence ATGGATATTAAACTCATCAATATCGGCTTTGGTAATATTGTATCGGCCAATCGGATTGTGGCCATTGTGAGCCCGGAATCTGCGCCTATTAAGCGCATTATCCAGGAAGCCAGGGATGGGGAACGGCTGATTGATGCGACTTATGGACGCAGAACCCGTGCAGTTATCATTATGGACAGCGACCATGTCATCTTATCGGCGGTGCAGCCGGAAACGGTAGCTCATCGCGTAGAGGATGACGATGATGATGTAAAGACGGAGAAAGAGAAAGAAGACGAGGAATAA
- a CDS encoding YicC/YloC family endoribonuclease — MLKSMTGFGAATVENDDYKVTVELKAVNQRFLELNFHMPRQFGEWEESLRQLIRKTAARGKVDIFINYQDKREAKSSIRVDKELALAYQSALNELSDTLHLPRPDSAAMFAGFPDVLQVEQTADFEGLQPVLTEAMAQALAAFDTMRQREGAHIAEDFAKRLDKLEEMRQQVIKLSPAIVEERRKHLQEVLEEALAGKDFDETRIIQETALFADRVNYTEEVVRLESHIGQFRQIMAADEPVGRKLDFLIQEFNRETNTIGSKANSTEAAQLVVDMKSEIEKIREQVQNIE, encoded by the coding sequence ATGCTGAAGAGTATGACCGGCTTCGGTGCCGCAACGGTGGAGAATGACGATTACAAGGTGACGGTGGAGTTAAAAGCCGTCAACCAGCGGTTCTTGGAACTGAATTTCCATATGCCCCGGCAGTTTGGGGAGTGGGAAGAAAGTTTACGCCAGCTTATCCGCAAGACTGCAGCCCGTGGCAAAGTGGATATTTTCATCAATTATCAGGACAAGCGGGAAGCCAAAAGCAGCATCCGTGTGGATAAGGAGCTGGCTTTGGCCTATCAGTCGGCCTTAAATGAGCTCAGCGATACCCTGCATCTGCCTCGGCCTGACAGCGCGGCGATGTTTGCGGGTTTTCCCGATGTGCTGCAGGTGGAGCAAACGGCAGATTTTGAAGGTCTGCAGCCGGTGCTAACGGAGGCTATGGCGCAGGCGCTCGCGGCCTTTGACACCATGCGTCAGCGGGAAGGAGCGCATATCGCAGAGGACTTTGCAAAGCGCCTGGACAAACTTGAGGAAATGCGCCAGCAGGTGATTAAGCTCTCGCCGGCCATTGTGGAAGAACGGCGCAAACATTTGCAGGAAGTGCTCGAAGAAGCGCTGGCTGGCAAGGACTTTGATGAGACGCGGATTATTCAGGAAACCGCACTCTTTGCCGACCGTGTGAATTATACGGAAGAAGTGGTGCGGCTTGAGAGCCATATCGGCCAGTTCCGTCAGATTATGGCGGCAGATGAGCCGGTAGGCCGGAAGCTGGACTTCCTCATTCAGGAATTTAACAGGGAAACGAACACCATTGGTTCCAAGGCCAATAGTACCGAAGCGGCCCAGCTGGTGGTGGATATGAAGAGCGAAATCGAAAAGATTCGCGAGCAGGTGCAAAATATCGAGTAA
- the dapF gene encoding diaminopimelate epimerase, with amino-acid sequence MKKFTKWQGCGNDFVLFDCLQDDIEDYASVARKVCDRHYGVGADGILVVLPSAQADFRMRIFNTDGSEAEMCGNGIRCFARYLYDFGLTKETRFTVETGAGILVPEIVLEGGQVKGIKVDMGEPHLLGEEIPVVGFDGSKVIDKSMSVDGQEYHFTAVSMGNPHCVIFVDDAENFPIYELGHKFETHELFPKKTNTEFVEVKDCQHVRMRVWERGAAVTLACGTGSCATVVAGILNGKLDREAATEVELDGGKLSIHWANDNHVFMTGPAELVFSGELADCEACVC; translated from the coding sequence ATGAAGAAATTTACGAAGTGGCAAGGTTGTGGCAATGATTTTGTTTTGTTCGACTGCCTGCAGGATGATATAGAGGATTATGCATCGGTAGCCCGGAAGGTCTGTGACCGTCATTATGGCGTCGGGGCAGATGGGATTCTCGTGGTACTGCCTTCTGCGCAAGCGGATTTCCGCATGCGGATTTTCAACACCGATGGCAGCGAGGCGGAGATGTGTGGCAACGGCATTCGCTGCTTTGCTCGTTATCTCTATGACTTCGGCCTGACGAAGGAAACGCGTTTTACCGTGGAAACGGGCGCCGGGATTCTAGTGCCGGAGATTGTGCTCGAAGGCGGCCAGGTCAAGGGCATCAAAGTGGATATGGGTGAGCCGCATCTTTTGGGTGAGGAAATACCTGTTGTCGGCTTTGACGGGTCAAAGGTTATTGACAAGTCAATGTCTGTTGACGGTCAGGAATATCACTTCACAGCTGTATCCATGGGCAATCCGCACTGTGTCATCTTTGTGGATGATGCGGAGAATTTCCCCATCTATGAACTGGGCCACAAGTTTGAGACCCATGAGTTGTTTCCGAAAAAGACCAATACGGAGTTTGTGGAGGTCAAGGACTGCCAGCATGTACGCATGCGCGTCTGGGAGCGTGGGGCTGCGGTGACGCTGGCCTGCGGTACGGGCTCCTGTGCGACGGTGGTGGCTGGCATATTGAACGGCAAACTGGACAGAGAGGCTGCTACGGAAGTTGAACTGGACGGCGGCAAACTTTCGATTCATTGGGCGAATGATAACCATGTGTTTATGACTGGCCCGGCTGAACTGGTGTTCAGCGGCGAGCTGGCAGATTGTGAGGCGTGTGTATGCTGA